The Thermoflexus hugenholtzii JAD2 genomic interval CCTCCCAGTTCGTGGGGATGGTGCCCTACGTGATGACCATGCTGGTGCTCACCGGCATCGTCGGCCGCACCATCCCGCCGGCGGCGGACGGACAGCCGTATGAGCGCGAGGCGCTGCCGCCTCGCCGTCGGACCCAGCGCCCGGCGGCCCTGCCCTTCTCCGCCGATGGGGAGATCCTTCAGGCGGTCGGGATCGTCAAGCGGTTCCCCGGGGTGGTGGCCAACGACCACGTGAACTTCTCCCTGCGCCGGGGCGAGATCCACGCCATCCTGGGGGAGAACGGGGCCGGCAAGACCACCCTGATGAACATCCTCTACGGCCTGTATCATCCGGACGAAGGCGAGATCTACGTGAAGGGGCAGCCGGTGGAGCTGCGCCGGCCGAACGACGCCATCCGCCTGGGGATCGGGATGGTCCACCAGCACTTCATGCTGGTGCCGGTGTTCACCGTGGCCGAGAACATCATCCTGGGCCAGGAGGTCCGCCGCGGCCCCTTCCTGGATCTGCGCCGGGCGGTTCAGGAGGTGCGGGAGCTCTCCCGCCGCTACGGCCTGGAGGTAGACCCGGAGGCCCTGGTGAAGGACCTACCGGTGGGCGTCCAGCAACGGGTGGAGATCCTCAAGGCCCTTTACCGCAACGCCGACATCCTGATCCTGGACGAGCCCACGGCGGTGCTGACGCCCCAGGAGACCGAGGAGCTGTTCCGGGTCATGCGTCACCTGCAGCGGCAGGGGGTCTCCATCATCTTCATCACCCACAAACTGAAAGAAGTGCTGGCGGTGGCGGACCGCATCACGGTGCTCCGGAACGGGCGGGTGGTGGGCGTGCTGACGCCGGAGGAGGCGGACGAGGCCCACCTGGCCGCGATGATGGTCGGGCGTGAGGTGATGCTGACGGTGGAGAAAGCCCCCGCACGGCCCGGGGAGGAGGTCCTGCGGGTGGAGGATCTGCGGGTGCGGGACGACCGGGGGGCGCTGGCGGTGGATGGAGTGAGCTTCTCCGTGCGCGCCGGCGAGATCCTGGGGATCGCGGGGGTGCAAGGGAACGGACAGACCGAGCTGATCGAGGCTCTGGTGGGGTTGCGCCCCGTCTCCGGCGGCCGGGTGTTCCTGCTTGGGGAGGAGGTGACCGGCCGTCCGCCCCGGGCCCTGATCGACCGCGGGATGGCGCACATCCCGGAGGATCGGCAGAAGCACGGCCTGGTGCTGCCTTACTCCGTCGCCGACAACCTGGTTCTGAACGCTTATGACCGCCTGCCCTTCGCCCGGGGCCTCCAGCGGCAGCCCCAGGCGATCCTGGAACACGCTCGCCGTCTCATCGCCCTTTATGACATTCGGACCCCGAGCCCCTACATGCCTGTCCGCAACCTCTCCGGCGGCAACCAGCAGAAGGTGATCGCCGCCCGGGAGCTGTCCCGGCCCATCCGGCTGCTGGTGGCCAACCAGCCCACCCGGGGGCTCGACGTGGGGGCCACCGAATACATCCATCGCAAGATCGTGGAGATGCGGGACCAGGGGGTGGCCGTGCTCCTGGTCT includes:
- a CDS encoding ABC transporter ATP-binding protein, whose protein sequence is MPFSADGEILQAVGIVKRFPGVVANDHVNFSLRRGEIHAILGENGAGKTTLMNILYGLYHPDEGEIYVKGQPVELRRPNDAIRLGIGMVHQHFMLVPVFTVAENIILGQEVRRGPFLDLRRAVQEVRELSRRYGLEVDPEALVKDLPVGVQQRVEILKALYRNADILILDEPTAVLTPQETEELFRVMRHLQRQGVSIIFITHKLKEVLAVADRITVLRNGRVVGVLTPEEADEAHLAAMMVGREVMLTVEKAPARPGEEVLRVEDLRVRDDRGALAVDGVSFSVRAGEILGIAGVQGNGQTELIEALVGLRPVSGGRVFLLGEEVTGRPPRALIDRGMAHIPEDRQKHGLVLPYSVADNLVLNAYDRLPFARGLQRQPQAILEHARRLIALYDIRTPSPYMPVRNLSGGNQQKVIAARELSRPIRLLVANQPTRGLDVGATEYIHRKIVEMRDQGVAVLLVSTELDEIFSLSDRIAVMYRGRIVAVLEAAEATLQQVGLLMAGVLPAPARTDGERPAAQTLAG